The following DNA comes from Chitinophagales bacterium.
TAAAATTTTGAAGCACAGTCATTAAGGTTGTTAATAATTTACTAACTAATGCAAAAAACTTGTTGTTTTTTCCTTTTACAAAACAGTTATCTCGCCAAGAGGCTTTATATGGTAAATAATGTACTTCAGAGTCTTCTTTTTTTTCTACTCTTATTTCTTTTCCTGAATCCATTAATCTACTTTCTTCAGTAAGTTCATTTCCTGTCCAATTTCTAGTAATAACAATGGGATAAAAATTATTTTCAGGTAAGTACTTATACCAACCGCCTATTCTATTAGCTGCCGTAAGATTGCAAGGGGGAAAATAATATGAGAGGATTAAGACTTTTTTCACAACAACAAAAGTAAAATAATTACTTTTGTTTCCTAACAACTTATGGATAATAAAACTTTAATTTTTCTAACAGATGGATTTCCTTATGGGAAAGGAGAGACCTTTGTAGAAAATGAAATTAAGTTTTTATCTGAGCGTTTTAGCGAAATTGTCATTATTACTTTCTCTAAAAAAGATCAATTACGTTTAATCCCCAAAAAGATCAAGGTGCTTTCTTATGAAAAAGGAAAACCTCATTTCAATTTATTGTTTTTTTTTCAATTTGATTTTATCAAAGAGTTCTTTTCCAACTTAATATCTAATCCTTTTAAAAATAAAATTGCTATTAAAAGCTGGCTTCAAGCTCAAAGAATTAAAACTTTCATACTAAAGCAAGGTTTTCCTAAAAACAGTATATTCTACTCTTATTGGTTAGATGACAAAGCAATTGCTTTATCCTTATTGAAGGAAAAACATCCTAACATGGTTTATATTTCTAGAGCACACGGATGGGATGTTTATCAAGATAGACATCAGTATAGTTATTTACCTTTTAGAGAATTTTTAGGAAAAAAACTTGATAAAATTTTGGCGATTTCTTCTAATGGTTTGAAGGAGTTAGAAAAGCAAGGAATAAAAAACACCCTTATTTCAAGACTGGGAGTTATACAAAATGAAAAAATATCTTTTGAAGTGGAAGGCAAGACTTTTAAAATAGTGTCTATTGCATCAATTATTCCTTTAAAACGTATTTTGCTATTAGCAGAGGCGTTTCTACTTATAAATAATACTGATATAGAATGGCATCATTTTGGAGATGGAAATCAAAAAAAGGAACTTTTAAAAATTATGGAAAATGATACAAGATTTCATTTTCATGGTCATTTGGATAATAGTGCGATAAAAACATGGCTACTTGAAAACAACCATAACACACTCCTTGTTAATACAAGTACAACTGAAGGTATTCCCGTATCTATGATGGAAGCAATGAGTTTTGGGACTCCTTGTATAGGAACTAATGTAGGAGGCGTTTCTGAGATTATAGAGGATGGAGTTAATGGTTTTTTATTAAGCCCAAACCCAACACTTCAAGAAATTGTGGAAGTAATAGTTAAATATCAAGTTTTGCCCATTAAAGAAAAGAAAATATTCAGACAAAATGCATATAATACTTGGCAAGAGAAATATAATGCTAAAACAAATTACACAAAATTTATTCAATCTATTTTGAATCTATAGCTTCTTGGTAAAGCGTTAATAGCTTAGTGCAATATTGAGTAATATCATAGTTCTTAGCAAATTCATTTGCTTTTACGGATATTTGATTCATTAATATTCTATCTTTCCATAGCTCTATAATCTTATTTGCAAATAAAATAGCATCCTGCTCTTGCAACATATATCCATTTTCTCCATCTACCATTATATCTCTATTTCCTTTTCCATCTAGAGAAACTACCGGCAAGCCTGCCGCCATGGCTTCTAAAAGAACAAGACCAAAAGGTTCGTAATATGCCGAATGAACATAAAGATTCGACTTGTTTAAATACTCGGAGACATTAGAAACATTGCCTTCAAAAAAAACTTGGTTTTGCAATCTTAATTTTTGAACCTTTTCTTGAATATTAGATTTTAGTTCTCCATCTCCTAAAAATCTTAACTCAAAATCTATTTCTTTATCTTTTAAAACTTTGGCGATATCTACTAAAAATTGTTGGTTTTTCTTGGGTTGGAAACTACCTATATTTATTAACTTTAATTTAGTTTCTTCTAAAAAATTCCTTTTGCAATAAAAATTATCATAATTAATAGCATTTTTAAGATAGTTGATTTCACAAATAGGGGTCAAAACTTTTTCCCCATATTTTAAGGTGTCTCGAGAAATAGCAATAAAGCTATTTCCTCCATTGTTTTTATACTTTTGTAGAAGCCATTGTTTTTCGTAAAAATTGATTAATTGCTTTTTATTTAATAATGTTTGTAATGATAAATTCCTTAATTGCGGCATATTGTCATGCAAATGACTAAACCATTTAGCTTTATGATAAAAACAACTTCGCGATATGATTTCAGCTTCAAATAAATGAGTGTGTATAATGTTTGGTTGAAAATTGTCAATAATTTTTTGAAGTTTTTGAGCAAAAGGATAATATCCTCTTAAAAACCGCAAATTACTCTTTTCATTAAGAATTATCCAATCAATATCCTTTATTAGTTCTCCATATCCATTATGATTTCCAAAACTTATGAGTTTTACTTCACATCCTTTATTTTGTAGTGCATTACAAATATCTATTGTCAATCTTTCTGCACCTCCATTTGTTAGATTTGGAATAATTTGAAGAACTCTCATTGATTTTTTATTTAAGAGTTTCTAAAGTAAATAGTGTAGCTCCATACTTATTTAAATGTTCATTATCTGCAAACATTGTATCATTTAATATAAAATTAGTAAAATCAAATAATTTTGCCTCAGAAAATTTTATGTTTTTCAACTCATAATAGCTATTCTTTGTATTTTCACTCACCTGCTTTTCCCATTCATAAATAGGTGTTGCTATAAGATTAATTTTCACATCGTTTTCTACACAATATCTATATATTTCATTGAGATAATTTATTTGTAAGTCCGAATACTCTCCATTGTCTACAAAAGTAAATTGTAATTCTTTTCGTCTTTTGTTTTGCAATGCTTTATATCCACCCCATTCTAAGTCTGATATGTTTTTATTTTTAAGTATTCTTAAAGCATTATGCTTAATATATTCTGGAATTGAAGCAATAAATTCTTTTGGATTTAAACTAAAAACTTTTATCAACTCTTGATTATTCATTTCCATTAAATATTTGGATACCTTATAGTTAACGTATTGATCTTCATAATACCACTTATTTTGATATTTTAAAATATTAAAGTATGAGTATGATAAAAATACTGTTTTAATTTCAGGGTTATTTTCTATTAACTTTCTAAGTTTTATAAATGTATATAAATAATTATCTCCGCTTTGAGCATAATTTACAGCATTAGAAATTAAGGTGTCATTTATGGCACATTCTACATGTGAATCTCCAACAAATAAGGTATTAATATTCTCGGGTATTTTATAAACACTATCTTGTACAGGATAATATTTAACAGCTAAAAATAAAGAAAGGAAAAGTATAAATACAAACAAGCTAAAATATATGGTATGTTTTAGAAACTTTTTCATTATTTAAAATTGAAAATAAATAAATTCTTGTTGTTTTCCTGCAAAAAAAGCAATTAGAAAAATTAATATCAAATATAAACTCCATCGTAAAACAGAGGGAAGTTTAAAATATCTCAATTCTAAACCAAACAACGATTTTCTGTTAAGCCATTCTAAAAGCAACAAAACACCTACAAATAAAAGTGTTTTAACAGGAAGTATTGATGGCATTGAAAAGAGTTTTAAAGAAAATAATCTCGTAGTATATTCCATGCCTATTGACACGCTATCTGCCCTAAAAAATATCCAAGCTATAATTGTTAAAAAAAATGTTAGCAATATTTGTAGTCCCTCTTTAAAAGTTGGCAAAAAAGAAGATGATGCCACTATATCTATATTACTTCTATTTTTATTAAATATCAATAAGGGCAAAAAATAAAAAGCGTTAAGTGCACCCCATACAACAAATGTCCAATTTGCCCCGTGCCAAAATCCACTAACTAAAAATATAATAAATGTATTTCTAATTTTTTTACCCATTCCACCTCTACTTCCCCCTAAAGGAATGTATAAATAATCTTTAAACCAAGAGGATAAAGAAATATGCCAACGTCTCCAAAACTCGGCAATATCTCTTGAAAAATATGGAAAAGCAAAATTTTGCATTAAACTAAATCCAAAAAACCTGGCTGTTCCTATGGCAATATCCGAATAACCAGAAAAATCACCATAAATCTGAAAAGCAAACAGTATTGCCCCTAATAACAAAGTGCTCGGTTCTTGAGAGGAATAATTATTAAATATTTGGTTAACGTATGTGGCACAGTTATCTGCTACCACCACTTTTTTAAATAAGCCCCACAATATCTGCCTTAAACCTAATACAGATGAATAGTAATCAAATTTCCTGTTTTTATAGAATTGAGGAAGAAGATTTTGTGCCCGCTCTATGGGACCCGCTACTAGTTGAGGGAAAAAACTAACATAAGCAAAAAATGAAACTACATCTTCAGCCGGCTTCATTTGCTTTCTATAAATATCAATAGAATAACTTAATGTTTGAAAAGTATAGAAACTAATTCCTACAGGTAAAATTATGTGTAGCGGAGCTACGTCAATAGGATGTCCTAAAAAAGTGAAAACATCATTGAAACTGTGTATAAAAAAATTGAAATACTTAAAGAAGCCCAAAAGTCCTAAATTAACAATCAAACTTATAGACAATAATATTTTTCTTTCCCCCTGTTCTTCAACTTTAACAAGTTGATTTCCTACCCAATAATCAACAAAGGAGCTTATGGCTATTAAAGATAAAAACTTCCAGTCCCACATGCCGTAAAAAAAGTAGCTGACTACTAATAAAAAGAAATTTTGGAGTTTTAGGTTTTTATTAAAAACAAACCAATAAAGTAAAAATACTATTGGCAAGAATATAGCAAAATCAATAGAGTTAAAAAGCATTTCCCTTCTTTAATTTACATATAAAAAAAACGCTACTTGAATATTTGAAATTCCTTTTCATTTTAAAAAATTGAACAAAATCGGGGTAAGGATAAAAACAAGGAGTTATTATTTTTCCAATATTAAAAACGCCTCCTACAATTTTTTCCCAATTACTTATTTTATAGTGTTTAAGATCATACCATATATACTTTGCCCTTGGTTTACTGTGAGAACCCAAAATGAATATATTTTTAATTGGATAATTAAATTTCAGCGTAATAATAGACTTTAAAAATCTATAAATTCTAATGTGGGTTAAAAAGAAAACTTGCGAAAACAAATTAATTCCTGCCATTGCGGCTGTTGGCATTCCTATAATAAGTGTGCCATCTTGCTTGAGTACTCTTTTCATTTCCTCTAAACTTTTTTGTTCATCATTAACATGTTCTAAAACATGGGATGAATAAACCACATCAAATTGTTCGTCCTCAAATGGAAGATTTTCTGAAAAGCCTTGAAGAATTTCTGTATTTTCTGTTTTTAAACCATTATATCTTCCCACACCATGAGCCCCCGGTTCGGGATCTATCCCAACAACTTCACATTTTCTATTGTTTTTTGCCTTCATTAAACTATAACCAGCTCCGCATCCTACGTCTAAAAATTTTGAAGCAACAGGTATATATTGCTCTATGGCTTCCCATTCTTCATCTCTTATTATCTCTTGATATTTTTCTACTTTATCTTTTGATGAAATTGGCCAATAAATAAGATTCCCAATTAATCCCATACTTTTTTATTTAACAATAGCTTGGTAAAAATAACTATTTTTTCTTTTGTCTTATAATTAGGCAACTCTATAATTGATTTAATTGTAGTTGAAATGGCTTTTGTTTTTTTGCCTTGGTAATAATAATATTTAATTATCCCAAAATTACACTGGTTAATAATTTTTTTGCACCAAGATTTACGTATAACGTTTGAATTACTGTTTTGCAATATTTGCTGCAATACCTCTTTTCTTTTAGCGTAAGCATTATATTTTTTATAATTAACGCTATTGTCTTCATGTATTTTATATAATACAGTGTGTTCATTTGTTGAAACAATTTTAGGGTACTTATTCAGTATTCTTACAAGCAACTCGGTGTCTTCAGAAATGTTAAGGTTTTCATTAAAAGGAAACTCTAATAAAATTTCTTTTTTTACGCATATTCTACTAGGAATTAAAGCATGTTCAAAAATATTGTCTAAAAGTGAAGCCTCTTTTTTTAATATATATTTATTCTTATTATTTTCATTGTTTATGCAAAGTTCAGAATAATATACTGCTTTTTTTCCTCCTGTATTTAATATGCTATTATATAACGCCTTAAGATGGTTTGGCAAATATTCATCATCACTATCAATAAAACAGATATACTTTCCCGTAGCATTTCTTATTCCATTATTTCTAGCGGCACTTCGTTCTTGATTTTCTTGATAGATATATTTTATGCGAGAATCTTCAAATTGAGCTACTACTTGTTGTGTGTTGTCCGTTGAGCCATCATCAACCACAATTAATTCCCAATTTGTATATGATTGGCATAAAACACTATTAATAGCTTTTGACAACATGTTTGCCCTATTGTATGTAGGCAAAACTATAGAAAAAAACACTTTATCCATTATTTAAAATTCAATAACATTTTTCTCCCTTTATTATAAAATGGAAGTATTCTACTTTCAGTAAACCATAATTTTTTAATTCTACTAAGTTTTAAGTCAATTTCAATCCCTAAAGTGTTTTCTATAATATTTTTATAAAAACCTTTATCGTAAGCATTGGGGTATCTTAACGGCAACTTTTCGTATTGCCAAGATTTACTACCCCCAGTTGCATGTACAAAAAGCGGTTTCTCAAAAAAACCATATTCATGAAAAGGATTTATTGATGTAGCCGTACCTATCCAATCAGGGAAACCAAATGACAGTATTTCATCTGTTTCCATATTTTGTAAAACTAAATTTAATATATCTTGGTCTGCAAGAGGAAATTCATAACAGCATTTAAAATACTTTCCTGGCTCAATAAAATCATTAATATAAGTATCCCATTCTTTAAGATTTGTTTTATGCTTACTAAACAACCCAGCTACAAATCCGCCACTATAATAATAATTTGATTTTGGATTACTATTTATCTTTGCTTTGTCATTCCAAATTCTTCTGCGAATATCACTACTGGGGAGTATGCCTTCATTTGAAACTATTAATTTTTGATGTTTTTCTAATGAGTTGTTTATGATTTTAAAAAAATTTGTATTTAAAATCACAATATCTGGGTCTAAGTATATAAATTTATCTGAAGGATTATCAAGTATAATTTTTGCTTTTAAACAGCCAAAAATATGATTAGTGTGAATTATTTTTTGATACACATTCTCTAAATGATTCAATTCTTCAATTTCTTTATTCGTAGCTACATATATTTTTCCTTTAAAATTACACTTAGCTATACTATTTAATAAAGCAAACAATCCATATTTATAGTTGCCCGTGCATACTGTGTAAATTGATAATTCTTCCATAAATATTACAGATTTCCAATGTAATTTTTCAAACTATTTTTATAGTCTATCTTCATAATTCTTTTTAGTTTGGAGTCATCAAATATAGTATCTCCAGATTCTAATTTCAAAAAACTTTCTTTCCAAGGCACAAAACAAATTTCAGCGTTATACTTTATAGAAATCATTTCTGCAAGACTTTTTAAACTTATGTTATCATTACTACCAATGTTATAAATTTCATTTTTTGTTGACTCAATTAGTGAAGCTTCTGTCATTATTTTACATATATCTTCAACGTGTGTAAATGTTCTATAAATTTCACCATTTCCAAAAAGTGTTATTTTTTTATCTTTTTTTGCTTGATTTGTTAAAAATCCCATTGTCCCATAAGAATATTTGTTTTCTATAATGTGTCCATACGGAACACATATTCTATATATAGTATAATTTAATCCATAATAATTACTCCATGAGTTTATTACATTTTCTGCAAACAATTTATTAGCCGCATAAATAGTTTTTGTTTCTTTTTGGTCATTTTCTTTTAAAGGTGTTTTTTCAATACCCTTATAAATAAGTCTTGTAGAAGGATATACAAACCTTCCACTAAATCCTTGTTTTATAATTTCTTGTAATGTTTTTAGCAAAAGTATTTCGTTTGATTTAATATATTCCTCATATTCGTCAAATCCATCTATAGTTCCTGTTTTTCCAGCCATAAAAAATATTAAATCTGCTGAGTTAAAATTTATTTGTTTTATCTCATTACTGTCAAAAAAATTTATTTTTGAACGTCTATCATAGCTATCAACATCACCCCCCATTTTTCTTAAGTAAAATTCTAAATTAGAACCAATGTATCCACTCCCACCTATCACAATTGCTTTTTTGTTATAGGACTTCATTTATAATGCTTTTTGTTAATATTTCATTTTGTAAAAAACTTTGATTCTTGATTTCATCAATCGCCTCATTAAATTTTTTATCAATTATTTCATCATAAAAAGAATTTAAAATATTATTGAAATGATTGTCTGAGTTTAAACTAAGTTGTTCAATTTTATTATCTGTTTCTATAGTTATACTTGGTTTTACTCCTAGTCCCGCAGTAAAACTTCTATCAGTAGTTACTTTTCCTTTTGTGCCTAAAATTTCAATTTGACATTGATAAAAATTATCAAATCCCCAAGTTAGATGTATTGGGATATTTTGAGAAGATAAAAAATGAGCACTTCCTGTTATATCTACTCCCTTGTTGTTTACATTCATTGTGCTAGATAAGTGTTTTATTCCTTTTCCTAAAACCATTTGTGCTGCTTTTATTGGATATGCCCCTGCATCTAATAAAGCACCTCCGCCAAGTTCTTTACTATATCTAAAATTATTGTTGTTTAAAGGGGGGAAACAGAATGAAGATCTAAAACTTCTGATGTTTCCAATAGTCTTATTTTCTATTAAGTTTAGTAAATATTTACTTTGTGAATGGTATGGGAACATAAAATTTTCCTTAACCACACATTTTTTTTGCTTTGCTTTATCTAATATTTTTTTAGTAACAAAATAATTAGGGGCAAAAGATTTCTCTACATAAATATGTTTTCTTTTTTCTAAGCAATTTAAAATCCACTCTTCATGAAGTCCTGTTGGGAGGGGCATATATACCGCATCAATTTCTTCATTTAATAAATTTTCGTAACCAACTATGGGTTTTACATTAAACAAAGATGCAAATTCATTAGCCTTTAACTCACTTCTACTAGCTACCGCTACTAAGTTAAAATTTTGATTACTTATAATTGTAGGTATTACTGACCTTTTAGCAATATTAGCACATCCCATCACTCCTATGTTAATTTTTTCTCTCATTTTATTTAATAGATAATACTGACAATAAGCTACGAGCTTCTATATTTACATTGTTACTATATTCCATAAATTTCAATAGTTGATTTAGTGTCATCCACTTATAGTTAGTATGTTCCTCTATCTTAACATTTTCATCTATTTTCACTATCATGTTCCTATTCTGATTTTCAAAAAAACGACCACCTTCTTCAGAAAGCATTACGTCATGCATAATATTTTCCTTTTTTGCGTTCAAAACTAAATCCAGATACTTTACTTCGTATTCATTTTCTCCTTTTCTAAAATTTCCAGTTATACATTGAACCGTTGGTGCAAGCTCAACGATATCTAAATTTCCTATCTCCAGTTTTGCTTGTACTAAAAAATGTAGGATTCCATCAATTTCTTTACATATAAAAGCTACAATTCCTTCATTAATTGGCTTAATAATAGGTTGAGTCCAATTAGCAACTTCTCTATTTTCTATTTTAACATCAACAGCTATAACTTCAAAATATTTATTGTTTTTATGATAAATGCTATTGTTTGAAATTATCCAATCCTTTACATCGTTTAAAGGAATCAAATTAACTTTTAAATCATAATTGCTTTTTAACTCTGTTAGCCAAGAATGTATTTGGTTCAAAGTGTAAAGCGATTTTTCCTTATTAAGAATAGACAAAAAAACTTTTCTGTTAAAATCATTTTTATCTTGAGTTACAACAATGTTAATCAATGAGCAAATATCGTTGTTAAAACTTCCATAATTCAATCCTGATATTACAGTTCTAGTATCCATATTAACAAGGTTGTCATAAGTCAAAAGTTCCTTTATTTGGCTTAATGTAACCCACATAAAATCTTCAAACACTTCTATATCTTCATCAATTTTAAGTATGATATTCCTATTTCTCTTTCTATAAAAACGGGCACCTTGCTCTGATTGAAGTTGGTCAATAATAACTTCTCCTTTTCGCTCTTTGAAATAATTCAAATATGTTGGCTCTTTCCCTTTATGTACTTTTGTGAAATTACTCCTTGTGGCTTGTATTGTTGGAGAAAGTTGAACTTTATTTACATTCCCTGGTTCAATTTTAGCCTGAATTAAAAAATGTAATACACCATTAAATTCCTTTGTCAAAAAACCCAAATAACCAATCTCTGGTTGGTTAATTATTGGTTGCGACCATGTCTTACAGTTTTCTTGTTTTATTTCAATGTTTACACCTTCTATGGTGAAAAATTTTCCTGAATTATGTTCAATATTTCCTGTTTGTTTACTAATGTACCAATTTTTGAGTTCAGAAAAATTTATTTGAGAAATATTTACTTTAACTTCTTCATTTCTTTCTTTAACCCACGCTATAATTTCTTCAGTTTTGTGTAAATAGGTATCACTAATGGCAGAATGTAATATGTCAATATTGTGTTTATTCATTATGTTTCTTAGAAATTAGTTCTTTGTATGTAAATCTATTTACTATCTCACCATCTTTCATTTCTAATATTAAATCACATTTCTTTAAAGTTGATATTCTGTGGGCTATCATTATTAAAGTTATGTTTTGAAAATCAATATTATAAATAGTATTCATAACATCCTCTTCTGTTTTATCATCTAAAGCACTAGTTGCTTCATCTAAAACTATAATTTTTGCATTATAATAAAGTGCTCTTGCTATAGCAATTCTTTGTTTTTGTCCTCCAGATATTTTTGCGCCAAACTCACCAATGTTAGTTTTCATACCCAATTCACTACTATTTACCAATTCATTCAACTTTACTTTTTTTATGATTTCACTTACTTTACCATAATCAATTTCATTTTCTTTTTCACCAAATGCTATATTCTCTGCTATGGTTCCAT
Coding sequences within:
- a CDS encoding glycosyltransferase, translated to MDNKTLIFLTDGFPYGKGETFVENEIKFLSERFSEIVIITFSKKDQLRLIPKKIKVLSYEKGKPHFNLLFFFQFDFIKEFFSNLISNPFKNKIAIKSWLQAQRIKTFILKQGFPKNSIFYSYWLDDKAIALSLLKEKHPNMVYISRAHGWDVYQDRHQYSYLPFREFLGKKLDKILAISSNGLKELEKQGIKNTLISRLGVIQNEKISFEVEGKTFKIVSIASIIPLKRILLLAEAFLLINNTDIEWHHFGDGNQKKELLKIMENDTRFHFHGHLDNSAIKTWLLENNHNTLLVNTSTTEGIPVSMMEAMSFGTPCIGTNVGGVSEIIEDGVNGFLLSPNPTLQEIVEVIVKYQVLPIKEKKIFRQNAYNTWQEKYNAKTNYTKFIQSILNL
- a CDS encoding glycosyltransferase, with product MTIDICNALQNKGCEVKLISFGNHNGYGELIKDIDWIILNEKSNLRFLRGYYPFAQKLQKIIDNFQPNIIHTHLFEAEIISRSCFYHKAKWFSHLHDNMPQLRNLSLQTLLNKKQLINFYEKQWLLQKYKNNGGNSFIAISRDTLKYGEKVLTPICEINYLKNAINYDNFYCKRNFLEETKLKLINIGSFQPKKNQQFLVDIAKVLKDKEIDFELRFLGDGELKSNIQEKVQKLRLQNQVFFEGNVSNVSEYLNKSNLYVHSAYYEPFGLVLLEAMAAGLPVVSLDGKGNRDIMVDGENGYMLQEQDAILFANKIIELWKDRILMNQISVKANEFAKNYDITQYCTKLLTLYQEAIDSK
- a CDS encoding MBOAT family protein — encoded protein: MLFNSIDFAIFLPIVFLLYWFVFNKNLKLQNFFLLVVSYFFYGMWDWKFLSLIAISSFVDYWVGNQLVKVEEQGERKILLSISLIVNLGLLGFFKYFNFFIHSFNDVFTFLGHPIDVAPLHIILPVGISFYTFQTLSYSIDIYRKQMKPAEDVVSFFAYVSFFPQLVAGPIERAQNLLPQFYKNRKFDYYSSVLGLRQILWGLFKKVVVADNCATYVNQIFNNYSSQEPSTLLLGAILFAFQIYGDFSGYSDIAIGTARFFGFSLMQNFAFPYFSRDIAEFWRRWHISLSSWFKDYLYIPLGGSRGGMGKKIRNTFIIFLVSGFWHGANWTFVVWGALNAFYFLPLLIFNKNRSNIDIVASSSFLPTFKEGLQILLTFFLTIIAWIFFRADSVSIGMEYTTRLFSLKLFSMPSILPVKTLLFVGVLLLLEWLNRKSLFGLELRYFKLPSVLRWSLYLILIFLIAFFAGKQQEFIYFQF
- a CDS encoding class I SAM-dependent methyltransferase, which produces MGLIGNLIYWPISSKDKVEKYQEIIRDEEWEAIEQYIPVASKFLDVGCGAGYSLMKAKNNRKCEVVGIDPEPGAHGVGRYNGLKTENTEILQGFSENLPFEDEQFDVVYSSHVLEHVNDEQKSLEEMKRVLKQDGTLIIGMPTAAMAGINLFSQVFFLTHIRIYRFLKSIITLKFNYPIKNIFILGSHSKPRAKYIWYDLKHYKISNWEKIVGGVFNIGKIITPCFYPYPDFVQFFKMKRNFKYSSSVFFICKLKKGNAF
- a CDS encoding glycosyltransferase family 2 protein; amino-acid sequence: MDKVFFSIVLPTYNRANMLSKAINSVLCQSYTNWELIVVDDGSTDNTQQVVAQFEDSRIKYIYQENQERSAARNNGIRNATGKYICFIDSDDEYLPNHLKALYNSILNTGGKKAVYYSELCINNENNKNKYILKKEASLLDNIFEHALIPSRICVKKEILLEFPFNENLNISEDTELLVRILNKYPKIVSTNEHTVLYKIHEDNSVNYKKYNAYAKRKEVLQQILQNSNSNVIRKSWCKKIINQCNFGIIKYYYYQGKKTKAISTTIKSIIELPNYKTKEKIVIFTKLLLNKKVWD
- a CDS encoding NAD(P)-dependent oxidoreductase, translated to MKSYNKKAIVIGGSGYIGSNLEFYLRKMGGDVDSYDRRSKINFFDSNEIKQINFNSADLIFFMAGKTGTIDGFDEYEEYIKSNEILLLKTLQEIIKQGFSGRFVYPSTRLIYKGIEKTPLKENDQKETKTIYAANKLFAENVINSWSNYYGLNYTIYRICVPYGHIIENKYSYGTMGFLTNQAKKDKKITLFGNGEIYRTFTHVEDICKIMTEASLIESTKNEIYNIGSNDNISLKSLAEMISIKYNAEICFVPWKESFLKLESGDTIFDDSKLKRIMKIDYKNSLKNYIGNL
- a CDS encoding Gfo/Idh/MocA family oxidoreductase codes for the protein MREKINIGVMGCANIAKRSVIPTIISNQNFNLVAVASRSELKANEFASLFNVKPIVGYENLLNEEIDAVYMPLPTGLHEEWILNCLEKRKHIYVEKSFAPNYFVTKKILDKAKQKKCVVKENFMFPYHSQSKYLLNLIENKTIGNIRSFRSSFCFPPLNNNNFRYSKELGGGALLDAGAYPIKAAQMVLGKGIKHLSSTMNVNNKGVDITGSAHFLSSQNIPIHLTWGFDNFYQCQIEILGTKGKVTTDRSFTAGLGVKPSITIETDNKIEQLSLNSDNHFNNILNSFYDEIIDKKFNEAIDEIKNQSFLQNEILTKSIINEVL
- a CDS encoding NDP-hexose 2,3-dehydratase family protein → MNKHNIDILHSAISDTYLHKTEEIIAWVKERNEEVKVNISQINFSELKNWYISKQTGNIEHNSGKFFTIEGVNIEIKQENCKTWSQPIINQPEIGYLGFLTKEFNGVLHFLIQAKIEPGNVNKVQLSPTIQATRSNFTKVHKGKEPTYLNYFKERKGEVIIDQLQSEQGARFYRKRNRNIILKIDEDIEVFEDFMWVTLSQIKELLTYDNLVNMDTRTVISGLNYGSFNNDICSLINIVVTQDKNDFNRKVFLSILNKEKSLYTLNQIHSWLTELKSNYDLKVNLIPLNDVKDWIISNNSIYHKNNKYFEVIAVDVKIENREVANWTQPIIKPINEGIVAFICKEIDGILHFLVQAKLEIGNLDIVELAPTVQCITGNFRKGENEYEVKYLDLVLNAKKENIMHDVMLSEEGGRFFENQNRNMIVKIDENVKIEEHTNYKWMTLNQLLKFMEYSNNVNIEARSLLSVLSIK